CTTGTAGGGGCGATCGAGACTCTCTTCGTCGAGGAAGGGCCCACGGGCCGAGGACTCGATCTCGACCTGACGAGGCTCGCTCTCGGCGCGGAGGAAGCGCTCCTCTCCGAGAGCGGCGGATTCCTGCTGGAGATCGACCCGGAGCGGGAAGCGGAGTATCGCCGGGTCATGGCGGCGGCGCAGGTCGAGACGCTGCGAGTGGGAGAGGTGATCGCCGCGCCGCGGTTTAGGGCAAGGGAGAGAGGCCGCGAGCTCTTCGACCTCGAAGTCCGTCTCCTCTGGGAAGGGTGGGCGGGAAGGCTGGGGCCATGGATCGAGGGAATGTAGATCTCAGGAGGGCGGTCGCGGTCCTGCAGTTGCCGGGAAGCAACTGCGAGAGGGAAACGCTGCGCGCCGTGGTGTTGGCCGGCGGCCGGGGGGAGATCGTACGCTGGAACGAGCCCGCATCGCGTCTGGGCGCGTTCGGCGCCTATGTCATTCCCGGAGGGTTCTCGTTCCAGGACAGGATACGGGCCGGCGCCGTGGCCGCCCGGCTGCCCGTTCTCGACTGCGTGGCGGCGCGGGCCCGCGAGGGGGCCCCGGTCCTAGGAATCTGCAACGGGGCGCAGATTCTCGTCGAAGCGGGTCTGGTCCCGGGCATCGAACCGGGGCGCTTGGAAGTCGTCCTCGCCCCCAACCGGATGCCGGGGAGGGATGGCTACTACACGCGCTGGAGTCTTCTGGGGCCGGCGGAGGCCAGCGAGCGATGCCTCTTCACGCGCGGCATGGGCGATGCCACGCTTGCCGTGCCGATGGCGCACGGGGAGGGGCGCTTCACGACTCGCGACGCCGGGATCGCTCGCGTGATCGGCCGGTATGTGGCGTTGACCTACAGGACGCCCGAGGGATCTCGAGCGAAGGAGTTCCCCTGGAATCCGAACGGGAGCATGGCTGAAGCGGCCGGGCTGACCAACGCGCGCGGGAATGTCCTGGCCTTGATGCCCCATCCGGAGCGCGCGGTCCTGCGCGCGCAGATCCCCCCCTGGATCGATCCTGAAGCGATGTCCGACCCTGAATCGCCCGGGCCCGGGATGAGGCTCTTTCGAGCCCTCGTGGCCGCGCTGGGAGCCTGATCGATGCCCTGCACGGCGCAGATCCTCGTGACCCTCCGCAATGCCGATCCGACGGCGCTGACAGCGAAGAGCTGCCTGCAACGCTGGCTGGGCTACGGGGAGCGCCTGAGGGATCTGCGCCGGGGGGTGCTCTGGGAGCTGACGGCGTCCGAGGAGGCCGACGTCGAGGGGGGGCTTTCGCTCGTGCGGACGAGCGGCGAGCTGTGGAACCCGAACAAGGAGGTCGCCACGACTCGCATGCCCGGCGCTTCCGACGTGGAGCTCGTTCCGCCCGGGTGCGACAGTCCCGCCAGGTGGCGTTTCGTACTGGCGTGGGATCCCGAGCGGGACATCGACCGGCCGCTCAGGTCCCTGCGCGAGGCGAGGGATCGCGGCATGCGGCTCGCCCGCGGCACGCTCTGGGCGCTGCGATGGGACGCCCTCGACGAGGCCGAGGTCGATCGCCTGACGATCGAGGCGGCCCGCTGCCGGGGGCCAAGGGAGGGGCTCCTGGTCCATCCGCATCTCGAGGATCACAGGATCGTCGCGGCCACGCTGGCGCCGCCCTGGCTTCCGCGGGCAACGGGGTGAGAGGGGATGGAGACTTCGGGGTTCCATGAGGAGTGCGGGCTGTTCGGGATCTACGGACAGGGTGACATCGCCGAGATGATCTACTTCGGCCTCTACGCCCTCCAGCACCGGGGCCAGGAGGGGGCGGGCATGGTCGTGCACAACGGACGCAGGACCCGCGTGCACAGAGGGCTCGGACTCGTTTCTGACATCTTCCCGGAGTCTGTGCGCGCGCATCTGGACGGCCACATGGGGATCGGCCACAATCGATACGCGACGACGGGCAAGGCGACCAAGCTTCGCAATGTCCAGCCGATCCTTGTCGACTACAAAGCTGGCAAGCTGGCGATCGCGCACAACGGCAATCTGGTGAATGTCGTCGAGCTGCGCCGCCAGATGGAGCGTGAGGGAAGCATCTTCCAGACGAGCACCGATTCGGAGGTCGTCCTGCATCTGATCGCGCGCTCCAGGGCGGAGACGCTGCCCGAGCGAGTTCTCGACGCAGTGGATCAGGTGGAAGGAGCCCTCAGCTGCCTCATCATGAACGAGCGGATGATCATCGGCTACCGCGATCCCCTCGGGTTCCGTCCCCTCTCGCTCGGCTACCTCGACGGCGCCTACATCCTCGCCTCCGAGAGCTGCGCATTCGACATCCTCGGCGCCCAGGCGGTCCGGGACGTGACGCCCGGCGAGATGATCGTCCTCGACGGACACGGGGTCCAGAGCCGGATGCACAGGGCGGGAGAGAAGCACGCCTACTGCGTCTTCGAGCAGATCTACTTCTCGAGGCCCGACTCGACCGTCTTCGGGGAAAGCGTCAATGCCGTCCGGCGCCAGCTCGGGCGCATTCTCGCGCGGCGGCATCCCGTCGAGGCCGACATCGTGATGTCGATCCCGGACTCCTCTAACAGCGCCGCCCTCGGTTTCGCCGCGGAGACGGGCCTGCCCTACGAGCTTGCCCTGATCCGCAACCACTATGTGGGTCGGACTTTCATCCGTCCCGGGCAGAGATCGCGCGTCGATGCCGTCCGGGTGAAGTTCAACCCGGTGGAGGAGATCATCCGGGGAAAGCGGCTCATCGTGGTCGACGACTCGATCGTCCGCGGGACGACGAGTCGGCAGCTCGTGCGCCTGCTCTTCCGGGCCGGGGCGCGGGAAGTCCACTTCAGGGTCGCCAGCCCTCCGATCATCAATCCCTGCCACTACGGGATCGACACGCCGCGCAAGGTCGACCTGATCGGCAGCCGGATGGAGATCGAGCAGATCCAGAGCTTCCTCGGCGCGACGACGCTCGGCTACCTATCGATCGAGGACCTGCGCGCCGCCGTCTCCGCGCCCCACTCCTACTGCTACGCCTGCTTCGGGGGAGTCTATCCGACGCGCGTGCCCTCCGAGGCGGATCCCCTCGTGTTCGACGTGGACTGACCCGTGGGATTCGAGCTCTTCGTCGCGCGGCGTCACTTGCTCCCGCATCGGGGAAGGATCTTCCTCTCCTTCATCACCCTGATAACGATCGGCGCGGTCGCGCTCGGTGTGATGGCCTTGATCGTGATCCTCGCCGTGATGAACGGCTTCGAGAAGGAGGTCAAGGACCGGATCGTGGGCACGAATGCGCACGTGATCCTGCTGGCCTACGGCGAGGACGGCATCGCCGAATTCGATTCCCTGGCGGCCCGCCTGGAGGGCGTGGCCGATGTCGTCGCCGTGGCGCCGTTCGTCTACGCCAAGGCGATGATGATCGCGGACGGCAAGGCGGATGGGGGTGTGATCAAGGGGATCGACGCCGACCGCGAGGATCTCGTGACGCAGGTGATGACGTATGTGGAGACGTTTCCGGACGCGCCGCCGCTGAGGCCGGCGCCCGGGGCGACTCCGGGGATCATCCTTGGCGTCCACCTGGCCGACGGCCTCGGTCTCACGGTCGGCGACAAGTTGCAGCTCGTCTCTCCCAAGGGAACCGCCCCCACGCCGCTCGGTTTCATCCCCAAGGTGAGGACCTTCGTCCTCTCCGGGGTCTTCCGCTCAGGCATGTGGGAGTACGACGCGGGGATGGCCTTCATCGATCTCGAGCAGGCGCAGCAGTTCTTCGACCTCGGGAATCGAGTCACGGCCCTGGAGATCAGGGTCCGTGACATGTACAAGGCCCCGGAGGTGGCGGAGGAGGTGCTCGCGGTTGCGGGGGGATTCCCGTACAGGACGAACGACTGGATGGCCCTCAACGCGAACCTCTTCTCGTGGATGGAGACGGAAAAGGAGGTGATGTTCATCATCCTCGCCCTGATCATCCTGGTCGCGGCCTTCAACATCGCTTCCTCCCAGATCATGCTGGTGAAGGTCAAGCGAAGGGAGATCGGTGTGCTCAAGGCGATGGGAGCGACCCAGGGCGGGATCCGCCGCCTCTTCGTCATCGAGGGGGTTGCCGTCGGGGCCGTGGGCATGGCCCTCGGAACCCTCGCGGGGCTTCTCCTCTGCTGGCTCCTCGATCGCTACAAGTTCATCAAGCTTCCCGGGGATGTCTACTTCATCGACACCTTGCCCGTGCGCCTGGAGGGGATGGACGTGCTGGCGATCGAGCTGGCAGTGCTGCTGCTCAGCGCCCTGGCGACCTTCCTCCCCGCCTGGTGGGCGTCGAGGTTCGATCCCGTCGAGGCGATCCGGCATGAGTGAGAAGATCGTCGTCGCCTCCGGAATCACCAAGCGCTTCGTGATGGCGGGCGAGGTTCTCGAGGTGCTGCAGGGGGTCGATCTCGATGTGCTGGCCGGCGAGATCCTGGCGATCCAGGGGGCCTCCGGTGTCGGCAAGAGCACTCTTCTCCACATCCTGGGAACCCTGGACAGGCCGAGCGGCGGCGTCATTCGCTTCGCCGAGGGAAACGTCCTCGATCTCTCCGACCGGGAGCTGGCTAGCTTCCGGAACCGGCACATCGGCTTCGTCTTTCAGTTCCACCACCTTCTCCCGGAGTTCACGGCGCTCGAAAACGTCATGATGCCCGGCCTGATCGCCGCCGCTCCTCGCAGGGAAGCCCGGTTGCGGGCCGCAGAGCTCTTGGCCACCGTCGGCCTTCAGGATCGGGCGCGCCACAAGCCTCAGGAGCTCTCCGGAGGAGAGCAGCAGCGGGTCGCGGTCGCGCGCAGTCTCTTCCAGTCCCCGAGGCTGGTCATCGCGGACGAGCCCTCCGGCAACCTCGATCCCGGGACGGCGGAGCGTCTCCATGAGCTGGTGTATACTCTGGCCAAGGAGCGGGGAGTCGCCTGGGTCATCGCGACGCACAACGAGAACCTGGCGAGGATTGCCGATAGAAGGGGTAGGTTGGTGGGGGGGCGCATGAGGACCGAGGCGGCCGGCCTGGATTCGGCCTCGGCCGCTCGTCCACCGGAGGTGTTGACAGAGTGAAGTGCCAAGTCTGCGGCGAAGCTGAGGCGTCGATCCATTTCAAGGAGCTCAAGAACGACGAGATGCGGGAGCTTCATCTCTGTCCCGCATGTGCGGAGGAGAAGGGGCTCCATGGCGTCGTGGAGCAGGACAAGCTCTCGCTCGCGAGCCAATTCGTCTGGATGGCCGAGAATCTCTACCCGGAGAGCGCGGCCAAGATCGGGGAGATCCACTGCTCGAAGTGCGGGCTCCGCTATACCGAGTTCACCCGCCACGGACGGCTCGGCTGCATGGACTGCTACGGCGCCTTCGACCTGCAGCTCCGCAGGCTTCTGCGGCGGATCCACGGCGCGACTAGACACGGCGGCAAGACCCCGGGGAGGCCGATCGCCCCGTCCGGGGCGCGCACGACCGTCCGCCGCCTCCAGGAGGAGCTGCAGCGGGCCGTCGCGCGGGAGGATTTCGAGAGGGCCGCGGAGCTGCGCGACCGCATTCGGGTCATCGAGGGAGCAGCCGCAAGTCCCGAGGGGAAGACGGAGTGATCCCGATCGATCGGATGCTCGCCGAGGGCGGCCCGTGGCTCAACGGGAGCGGAAGCCGGGCCGACGAGATCCTCTCAACTCGCGTTCGCCTCGCGCGCAATCTGGCCGGCATGCGTTTCGTCGGCCGCGCCTCGGAAGAGGATCTGGAGGCGATCTTCCTGCGAATCGTCGGGGCCGTGCGACTGGTGGAGGCGCTGCGGCCGGGCTCGATGAGCCCGATCGACCAGCTGGGGGTTCTCGACCGGCACTTCCTCCTAGAGCGCCATCTCTTATCGCCCGATCTGACTTCCGAGGCGAAGCACCGCGGCCTGGCGATCTCGTCGGACGAGACGCTGAGCGTCATGATCAACGAGGAGGACCATCTCCGCCTTCAGTGCCTCAAGAGCGGCATGCAGCTCGATGAGGCGTTGCAGGCCGCGAACGCCCTGGACGATCAGCTGAGCGAGCACGTTCCATTCGCCTGGTCGGAGGAGTTCGGCTATCTCACCGCCTGTCCCACCAACGTGGGAACGGGGCTGCGCGCGAGCCTTCTGGTCCACCTCCCCTCCCTTGTTCTGACGCAGAGGATCAAGAGGTCCTGACCGGCGTGGACTCAGGTGGGTCTTGCCGTCCGCGGCTTCCACGGCGAGGGGACCGACGTTGTGGGCAACTTCTTCCAGATCAGCAATCAGGTGACCCTCGGAGTTTCCGAGGAGGCGACGATCGAGAAGCTGCGGGGCGTCGTCCTGCAGATTCTCGAGATGGAGACGAAGGCGAGGGAGGGCCTCCTTCGCGACGCGCGCACCCAGGTGCTCGACAAGATCGGACGCTCCCTGGGA
The Candidatus Eisenbacteria bacterium genome window above contains:
- a CDS encoding ABC transporter ATP-binding protein yields the protein MSEKIVVASGITKRFVMAGEVLEVLQGVDLDVLAGEILAIQGASGVGKSTLLHILGTLDRPSGGVIRFAEGNVLDLSDRELASFRNRHIGFVFQFHHLLPEFTALENVMMPGLIAAAPRREARLRAAELLATVGLQDRARHKPQELSGGEQQRVAVARSLFQSPRLVIADEPSGNLDPGTAERLHELVYTLAKERGVAWVIATHNENLARIADRRGRLVGGRMRTEAAGLDSASAARPPEVLTE
- a CDS encoding ABC transporter permease yields the protein MGFELFVARRHLLPHRGRIFLSFITLITIGAVALGVMALIVILAVMNGFEKEVKDRIVGTNAHVILLAYGEDGIAEFDSLAARLEGVADVVAVAPFVYAKAMMIADGKADGGVIKGIDADREDLVTQVMTYVETFPDAPPLRPAPGATPGIILGVHLADGLGLTVGDKLQLVSPKGTAPTPLGFIPKVRTFVLSGVFRSGMWEYDAGMAFIDLEQAQQFFDLGNRVTALEIRVRDMYKAPEVAEEVLAVAGGFPYRTNDWMALNANLFSWMETEKEVMFIILALIILVAAFNIASSQIMLVKVKRREIGVLKAMGATQGGIRRLFVIEGVAVGAVGMALGTLAGLLLCWLLDRYKFIKLPGDVYFIDTLPVRLEGMDVLAIELAVLLLSALATFLPAWWASRFDPVEAIRHE
- a CDS encoding amidophosphoribosyltransferase, which encodes METSGFHEECGLFGIYGQGDIAEMIYFGLYALQHRGQEGAGMVVHNGRRTRVHRGLGLVSDIFPESVRAHLDGHMGIGHNRYATTGKATKLRNVQPILVDYKAGKLAIAHNGNLVNVVELRRQMEREGSIFQTSTDSEVVLHLIARSRAETLPERVLDAVDQVEGALSCLIMNERMIIGYRDPLGFRPLSLGYLDGAYILASESCAFDILGAQAVRDVTPGEMIVLDGHGVQSRMHRAGEKHAYCVFEQIYFSRPDSTVFGESVNAVRRQLGRILARRHPVEADIVMSIPDSSNSAALGFAAETGLPYELALIRNHYVGRTFIRPGQRSRVDAVRVKFNPVEEIIRGKRLIVVDDSIVRGTTSRQLVRLLFRAGAREVHFRVASPPIINPCHYGIDTPRKVDLIGSRMEIEQIQSFLGATTLGYLSIEDLRAAVSAPHSYCYACFGGVYPTRVPSEADPLVFDVD
- the purQ gene encoding phosphoribosylformylglycinamidine synthase I, yielding MDRGNVDLRRAVAVLQLPGSNCERETLRAVVLAGGRGEIVRWNEPASRLGAFGAYVIPGGFSFQDRIRAGAVAARLPVLDCVAARAREGAPVLGICNGAQILVEAGLVPGIEPGRLEVVLAPNRMPGRDGYYTRWSLLGPAEASERCLFTRGMGDATLAVPMAHGEGRFTTRDAGIARVIGRYVALTYRTPEGSRAKEFPWNPNGSMAEAAGLTNARGNVLALMPHPERAVLRAQIPPWIDPEAMSDPESPGPGMRLFRALVAALGA